From Cervus canadensis isolate Bull #8, Minnesota chromosome 28, ASM1932006v1, whole genome shotgun sequence, one genomic window encodes:
- the GNMT gene encoding glycine N-methyltransferase, which yields MVDSVYRTRSLGVAAEGLPDQYADGEAARVWQLYIGDTRSRTAEYKAWLLQLLRQHGCQRVLDVACGTGVDSIMLVEEGFNVTSVDASDKMLKYALKERWNRRHDPAFDKWVIEEANWMTLDKDVPQPPGGGFDAVICLGNSFAHLPDCKGDQSEHRLALSNIASMVRSGGVLVIDHRNYDHILSTGCAPPGKNIYYKSDLTKDITTSVLTVNNKAHMVTLDYTVQVPGTGQSGSPGLSKFRLSYYPHCLASFTELLRTAFGGKCQHSVLGDFKPYKPGQAYIPCYFIHVLKKMA from the exons ATGGTGGACAGCGTGTACCGGACCCGCTCCCTGGGGGTGGCGGCTGAAGGGCTCCCGGACCAGTACGCGGACGGAGAGGCGGCGCGAGTGTGGCAGCTCTACATCGGGGACACCCGCAGCCGCACCGCGGAGTACAAGGCCTGGCTGCTCCAGCTACTGCGCCAGCACGGCTGCCAGCGGGTGCTCGACGTGGCCTGCGGCACCGG AGTGGACTCCATCATGCTGGTGGAAGAGGGCTTCAATGTGACAAGTGTGGATGCCAGTGACAAGATGCTGAAGTATGCTCTCAAGGAGCGCTGGAACCGGAGGCACGATCCTGCCTTTGACAAGTGGG tCATTGAAGAAGCTAACTGGATGACTCTAGACAAAGACGTGCCCCAGCCACCAGGGGGTGGCTTCGATGCTgtcatttgccttggaaacagttTTGCCCACTTGCCAGACTGCAAAG GGGACCAGAGTGAGCACCGGCTGGCCCTGAGTAACATCGCGAGCATGGTGCGGTCAGGGGGCGTGCTGGTCATTGATCACCGCAACTACGACCACATCCTCAGCACAGGTTGCGCACCTCCGGGAAAAAACATCTACTATAAG AGTGACTTGACCAAGGACATCACGACGTCAGTGCTGACCGTGAACAACAAGGCCCACATGGTGACCCTGGATTACACGGTGCAGGTGCCGGGGACTGGCCAGAGCGGTTCTCCTGGCTTGAG TAAGTTCCGGCTCTCCTACTACCCTCACTGCCTGGCGTCCTTTACCGAGTTGCTTCGAACAGCCTTCGGGGGCAAGTGCCAGCACAGCGTCCTGGGTGACTTCAAACCTTACAAGCCGGGCCAGGCCTACATTCCCTGCTATTTCATCCACGTGCTCAAGAAGATGGCCTGA
- the CNPY3 gene encoding protein canopy homolog 3 isoform X2 — MASWTGRPQASNIPSPFQSPPDDLSPSQLCLPVDEPCRDLRLIEVTETICKRLLDYSLHKERTGSNRFAKGMSETFETLHNLVHKGVKVVMDIPYELWNETSAEVADLKKQCDVLVEEFEEVIEDWYRNHQEEDLTQFLCANHVLKGKDASCLAEQWSGKKGDTAALGGKKSKKKSSRAKALGGGGSKQRKELGGLEGDPSPEEDEGIQKASPLTHSAPDEL; from the exons ATGGCATCCTGGACCGGAAGGCCTCAGGCGTCAAATATACCAAGTC CATTTCAGAGCCCCCCCGATGACCTAtctccctcccagctctgccttccCGTTGATGAGCCGTGCAG GGACTTAAGGTTAATCGAAGTCACGGAGACCATTTGCAAGCGGCTCCTGGACTACAGCCTGCACAAGGAGAGGACCGGCAGCAACCGATTCGCTAAG GGCATGTCAGAGACCTTCGAGACACTACACAACCTGGTGCACAAAGGGGTCAAGGTGGTGATGGACATCCCCTACGAGCTGTGGAACGAGACCTCGGCAGAGGTGGCTGACCTCAAGAAGCAG TGTGACGTCCTGGTAGAAGAGTTTGAGGAGGTGATCGAGGACTGGTACAGGAACCACCAGGAGGAAGACCTGACTCAGTTCCTCTGCGCCAACCACGTGCTGAAGGGCAAGGACGCCA gCTGCCTGGCAGAGCAGTGGTCTGGCAAGAAGGGGGACACAGCTGCCCTGGGAGGCaagaaatccaagaagaagaGCAGCCGGGCCAAGGCCctgggcggcggcggcagcaaACAGAGGAAGGAGCTGGGCGGCCTCGAGGGAGACCCCAGCCCCGAGGAGGACGAGGGCATCCAGAAGGCTTCCCCGCTCACACACAGCGCCCCAGATGAGCTCTGA